Proteins co-encoded in one Bacteroidales bacterium genomic window:
- a CDS encoding PorT family protein, which yields MKNCLVLVLVCLVSLTSIKAQDKEDIKQKFKGKLTQADRIILDVYTDIWLKYPSDSMNINKINRGLNFYYVREIPFGTSNFSFAGGLGFSFQNLYSDAMPINYTVDTAGVKTFGGNTYFTPIPDSSIDRAQAIHYRNNKFTVAYIDIPIEFRFRLKNNSFKFYVGGKFGVMLSNHWKYNGDNFNENYPTPTMKIKQYNIPNVSPIRYGITVRTGWKWIQAYAYYSLSNLFKKGKGPEMYPLSVGLTISPY from the coding sequence ATGAAAAATTGTTTAGTATTGGTTTTAGTGTGCCTTGTTTCGCTTACAAGCATAAAAGCTCAAGATAAAGAAGACATCAAACAAAAATTTAAGGGGAAACTCACTCAGGCCGATCGGATTATTTTGGATGTTTATACGGATATATGGCTTAAATATCCTTCTGACTCCATGAATATTAATAAAATAAACAGAGGCCTTAATTTTTATTATGTTCGCGAAATACCTTTTGGAACAAGTAATTTTAGTTTTGCAGGCGGATTGGGCTTTAGTTTTCAAAATTTATACAGCGATGCCATGCCCATAAATTATACTGTTGATACTGCCGGTGTCAAAACTTTCGGGGGCAATACATATTTTACACCAATTCCGGATTCATCCATTGACAGGGCTCAGGCAATTCATTACCGTAATAATAAGTTTACAGTCGCTTATATTGACATTCCTATTGAATTTCGTTTCAGATTGAAAAATAATTCATTTAAGTTCTATGTGGGTGGAAAATTTGGTGTTATGCTGAGTAATCACTGGAAATACAATGGCGATAACTTTAATGAAAATTATCCAACCCCAACTATGAAAATTAAACAATACAATATTCCCAATGTTAGCCCGATTCGTTATGGTATTACTGTACGTACAGGTTGGAAATGGATACAGGCTTATGCTTATTATTCCTTATCAAATTTGTTTAAAAAAGGCAAAGGCCCCGAAATGTATCCTTTATCTGTTGGGTTAACTATATCCCCTTATTAA
- a CDS encoding gliding motility-associated C-terminal domain-containing protein — MNKILISLFKTFCFTTLFLYLAMNVFAQDSDWAVQYEPQKVFIENKGQFHIHGSNEPVLFAYNNNSSVIYFTKKGVTYSFINRWSAEKREKKREAMVTSVEEWKLREMEALKMEYSTDVVAMNWVGANPNVEIIPSEVTHDYYSYTLEDKNRNATNINYIKSYKKITYKNLYPNIDVEYIFHPEDGIKYSLILHPGADLSSIKMNYSKTPFLSDNNDIHIVTLFGDIIDHAPLTFYADNHSNVISSKFFVNGNTVSFFISSFKSNKTVIIDPWTQTPSLPNSNGVWECEKDDAGNVYIIGGCMPMKLLKYDASGTLQWTYITPYDTAGNWLGTFITDNAGNSFVTSGSIAALQKINTSGGLEWSAPAPIFNTDEYWNIAFNCDQTKMIIGGTTGNMTNLEGAIFDVNTSNGSVNSVKVVGAGFMFALPPIIEEVRSITSSQNSRYYFLTLDTIGAIDDDFSVCQTSSPTIFAHNSGYNLAYKCENYRPNNGNSGIMAIRANRDFVYTQNGTEIQKRSLTDGSVITTAAIPGGQSTTSLGRYQVGNSGIDIDECGNVYVGSGDRIVKYDANLTYISEIATTYKVSDVGVTSGGNVIFCGTTGDLNSTNRTGTIQHANMSSCAAMTLYCCDANICPVEPMCNTAPSVQLETNTGGGAWSGPGVNPTTGIFDPGIAGPGTHTITYTLPCGSGTITITVLTCATLNVCQDLDGNFVVSGGTGPYNWQTSSQTLDCSGCPMGQCMPPICNGVYVTTWTTYSTGTTGSYQGVVPFRVVDVDNNEFVINDTSLVPSCGSCPSLYFDITSNIGVCPGQTNGSFTVTVNGGASPYDYILLDGGGNPVEYIEDANNTQTFDGLGAGFYTLNIIDNDTCPGSTMVQIQESPEINITLTPANEHCPGECDGTINADITGGGGTLTYYWTGPAGYTSSSANINGLCAGNYNITVTDANSCTKTGSAVISTDIHVNAYFIANPTEGDIPLIVSFNHTGSGIAEYFWNFGDPLSGANNYDSIPNPSHTFDSAGTYVVTLIVTSGSPYYCADTFTVTINVLFPAELVVPNIFTPNGDGVNDEFKMESKGIETFSCAIYNRWGKKIFEWDDITQGWSGNTKGNQPAADGVYYYILYAKGFNKKEYDLHGTVTLMR, encoded by the coding sequence ATGAATAAAATCTTAATCTCATTGTTCAAAACATTTTGTTTTACTACATTATTTTTATATCTGGCAATGAATGTATTTGCTCAAGACAGTGATTGGGCTGTACAGTATGAACCTCAAAAAGTTTTTATTGAAAATAAGGGGCAATTCCATATTCACGGTTCCAATGAGCCTGTACTTTTTGCTTATAACAACAATTCTTCTGTTATCTATTTCACAAAAAAAGGTGTAACATACAGTTTTATAAACCGCTGGTCAGCTGAAAAACGGGAGAAAAAAAGGGAGGCTATGGTTACCTCTGTGGAAGAGTGGAAACTAAGAGAAATGGAAGCCCTGAAAATGGAATACTCTACAGATGTAGTTGCTATGAACTGGGTAGGCGCTAATCCGAATGTTGAAATTATCCCTTCTGAAGTTACACATGATTACTACAGTTACACTCTTGAAGATAAAAACCGTAATGCAACCAACATAAATTACATTAAATCCTATAAAAAAATCACTTATAAAAACTTATATCCCAACATTGATGTTGAATACATTTTTCATCCGGAAGACGGCATAAAGTATTCTCTAATTCTTCATCCCGGGGCAGATTTGTCTTCAATTAAAATGAATTATTCCAAAACACCCTTTTTATCTGATAATAATGATATTCATATTGTTACTCTTTTCGGTGATATTATTGACCACGCCCCTTTAACTTTTTACGCTGATAACCACTCAAATGTAATCTCTTCAAAGTTTTTTGTCAACGGAAATACAGTTTCATTCTTTATTTCTTCTTTTAAATCAAATAAAACAGTAATTATTGACCCATGGACCCAGACTCCATCTTTGCCAAATTCAAACGGAGTGTGGGAATGTGAAAAAGATGATGCGGGAAATGTATATATAATTGGCGGCTGTATGCCAATGAAACTTCTCAAATACGATGCTTCCGGAACTCTCCAATGGACATATATCACTCCATACGATACCGCAGGCAACTGGCTAGGCACTTTTATTACTGACAATGCCGGAAACAGTTTTGTTACATCAGGTTCCATAGCAGCCTTACAAAAAATAAATACTAGTGGCGGACTGGAATGGAGCGCTCCTGCACCTATTTTTAATACTGATGAATATTGGAATATTGCTTTTAACTGTGACCAAACAAAAATGATTATAGGTGGAACTACAGGAAATATGACTAATCTGGAAGGGGCAATTTTTGATGTCAATACCAGCAATGGCAGTGTTAATAGTGTTAAAGTTGTTGGCGCAGGGTTTATGTTTGCTCTTCCTCCCATCATTGAAGAAGTCAGGTCAATAACTTCAAGCCAAAACTCAAGGTATTATTTTCTCACGCTTGACACCATTGGAGCCATTGATGATGATTTTTCTGTATGTCAGACAAGTTCGCCAACTATTTTTGCTCATAATAGTGGTTATAACCTGGCATATAAATGCGAAAACTATCGTCCTAATAATGGCAATTCGGGTATCATGGCCATCCGCGCTAATCGCGATTTTGTTTATACTCAGAATGGCACAGAAATTCAGAAGCGTTCACTTACTGATGGCTCTGTGATTACAACTGCTGCTATACCTGGAGGACAGTCAACCACTTCTTTAGGTAGATATCAGGTTGGTAATAGCGGTATTGATATTGATGAGTGTGGAAATGTGTACGTAGGCTCTGGTGACAGGATAGTGAAATATGATGCTAACCTGACTTACATAAGCGAAATCGCGACAACTTATAAGGTTTCTGACGTAGGCGTAACAAGCGGGGGCAATGTTATTTTCTGCGGAACTACAGGTGATTTAAATTCTACCAATCGTACAGGTACCATTCAACACGCAAATATGTCATCCTGTGCTGCAATGACTTTGTATTGCTGTGATGCAAATATTTGTCCGGTAGAACCTATGTGTAATACTGCTCCCTCCGTGCAATTGGAAACAAACACCGGTGGCGGTGCCTGGAGCGGGCCTGGCGTTAACCCCACAACCGGAATTTTTGACCCCGGTATCGCAGGTCCTGGGACACATACCATCACTTATACTTTACCATGCGGTTCCGGCACAATCACCATCACCGTTCTAACATGTGCTACTCTGAATGTATGCCAGGATCTTGATGGAAATTTTGTTGTTTCTGGAGGAACGGGCCCTTATAACTGGCAAACATCTTCCCAAACGCTTGATTGCAGCGGATGCCCCATGGGACAATGCATGCCGCCTATCTGCAACGGAGTGTATGTTACCACATGGACAACTTATTCAACAGGAACTACAGGTTCATATCAGGGTGTTGTTCCTTTCAGGGTTGTTGATGTTGACAACAACGAGTTTGTCATAAACGATACATCACTGGTACCTTCTTGTGGAAGCTGCCCGTCTCTATATTTTGATATTACAAGTAATATCGGAGTTTGTCCAGGACAAACTAATGGCAGTTTTACGGTTACTGTTAATGGAGGTGCATCACCTTATGATTATATTCTATTAGACGGTGGCGGCAACCCTGTTGAGTATATTGAAGATGCAAACAACACACAAACATTTGATGGACTGGGTGCAGGGTTTTACACCCTAAATATCATTGACAACGATACCTGCCCGGGAAGCACCATGGTTCAGATTCAAGAATCACCCGAAATTAACATTACGCTTACACCCGCCAATGAGCATTGCCCGGGTGAATGCGATGGAACCATAAATGCTGATATCACAGGAGGGGGAGGTACCTTGACATATTATTGGACAGGCCCTGCCGGATACACATCCTCTTCTGCTAACATTAATGGTTTGTGCGCTGGAAACTATAACATTACAGTAACTGACGCCAATTCGTGCACCAAAACTGGCAGCGCGGTTATTTCAACAGATATTCATGTAAATGCTTATTTTATTGCCAATCCCACTGAAGGCGACATACCCCTTATCGTTTCATTTAATCATACTGGAAGCGGAATAGCTGAATATTTCTGGAATTTTGGTGATCCATTGTCTGGTGCAAATAACTATGACAGCATTCCAAATCCCAGTCATACCTTTGATTCGGCGGGGACTTATGTTGTAACTCTTATTGTAACCAGTGGCAGCCCGTATTATTGCGCTGATACATTTACGGTTACCATCAATGTTCTTTTCCCCGCAGAACTTGTTGTCCCCAATATTTTCACTCCTAACGGTGATGGCGTAAATGATGAATTCAAAATGGAAAGTAAAGGAATTGAAACATTTAGTTGTGCGATATACAACCGCTGGGGTAAAAAAATATTTGAATGGGATGACATAACCCAAGGATGGAGTGGCAACACTAAGGGGAATCAACCCGCTGCTGACGGCGTCTATTATTATATTCTTTATGCCAAAGGATTCAATAAAAAGGAATATGATTTGCACGGTACAGTAACATTAATGAGGTAA